A genomic stretch from Rhodobacterales bacterium HKCCA1288 includes:
- a CDS encoding isoprenyl transferase, with protein sequence MRMSRSNPAHVAIIMDGNGRWAKMRGRPRLVGHHAGAARVKEIARACPDLGVKYLTIFAFSTENWKRTQTEVAGLMRLFRRYLTNETKALIKAGVRVRFIGDRVRLEPSLVEMMDNLELMTAENDKLHLTVALNYGGRDEVSRAAKRLAHDVAAGKIKAADIDDETFPKYLDTYVLPDPDLVIRTSGEARISNFLLWQSAYSEYEFVNTLWPDFTAQEFAEILARYGLRERRFGGVTA encoded by the coding sequence ATGCGGATGAGCCGAAGCAATCCTGCCCATGTCGCCATTATCATGGATGGCAATGGTCGTTGGGCAAAGATGCGCGGCCGCCCGCGTCTTGTTGGCCATCATGCGGGCGCTGCGCGGGTCAAGGAAATTGCGCGGGCCTGCCCTGATTTAGGTGTGAAATACCTGACGATTTTCGCCTTTTCGACCGAAAACTGGAAACGTACCCAAACAGAAGTTGCGGGCCTCATGCGCCTGTTTCGGCGGTATCTGACCAATGAAACCAAGGCCTTGATCAAGGCAGGGGTGCGGGTGCGTTTCATCGGGGATCGCGTGCGCCTTGAGCCGTCTTTGGTCGAGATGATGGACAATCTTGAATTGATGACCGCTGAAAATGACAAGCTGCATTTGACGGTTGCCTTGAATTATGGCGGCCGCGATGAGGTGAGCCGCGCCGCCAAGCGTTTGGCCCATGATGTGGCCGCGGGGAAAATCAAAGCCGCTGATATTGATGACGAAACCTTCCCCAAATATCTCGACACCTATGTGTTGCCTGATCCTGATCTGGTGATCCGCACATCGGGCGAGGCGCGCATTTCGAATTTTCTTTTGTGGCAATCTGCCTATTCTGAATATGAATTCGTCAATACGCTTTGGCCTGATTTCACTGCCCAAGAATTTGCCGAAATTCTTGCCCGCTATGGTCTGCGCGAGCGCCGTTTTGGTGGGGTCACTGCGTGA
- the frr gene encoding ribosome recycling factor yields the protein MSADEFELDLDDLTRRMEGAISALKTEFASLRTGRASATMLEPVMVEAYGQMTPINQVGTVNVPEPRMVTINVWDKAMVGKVEKAIRESGLGINPQLNGTIIMLPIPELNEERRRELTKVAAQYAEHARVAVRNLRRDGMDQIKKAKSAGLSEDDQKFWETEVQQLTDSFIAKVDAALEGKQAEIMQV from the coding sequence ATGTCAGCAGATGAATTCGAACTTGATCTAGATGATCTGACCCGCCGGATGGAGGGCGCAATTTCCGCCCTGAAAACGGAATTCGCCTCTCTGCGCACAGGCCGCGCCTCCGCCACGATGCTCGAACCTGTTATGGTTGAGGCATATGGCCAGATGACCCCCATCAATCAGGTGGGCACCGTAAACGTGCCAGAGCCGCGCATGGTCACCATCAATGTGTGGGACAAGGCAATGGTCGGTAAGGTGGAAAAAGCCATTCGTGAATCGGGCTTGGGTATTAACCCGCAACTGAACGGCACGATCATCATGCTGCCGATCCCCGAATTGAACGAAGAACGCCGCCGCGAATTGACCAAAGTTGCTGCGCAATATGCCGAACACGCCCGTGTGGCCGTGCGCAATTTGCGCCGTGACGGGATGGATCAAATCAAAAAAGCCAAATCAGCGGGCCTGAGTGAGGATGACCAGAAATTCTGGGAGACCGAAGTGCAACAGTTGACCGATAGTTTTATCGCCAAAGTTGACGCGGCGCTTGAGGGCAAGCAAGCCGAGATCATGCAGGTCTAG
- a CDS encoding UMP kinase has protein sequence MAASDATPTTTYKRVMLKISGEALMGDKGFGLNPPTVERIAREVKSVHDLGVEICMVIGGGNIFRGLQGSAQGMERTTADYMGMLATVMNALAMQSALEGLGVFTRVISAIPMDQVCEPYIRRRAVRHLEKKRVCIFAAGTGNPYFTTDTAATLRANEMHCDAIFKGTKVDGVYDKDPKKHADAKRFDEISYDEVLAQHLGVMDASAIALARENDTPIIVFSLDEPGGFRGILSGQGTYTKVR, from the coding sequence ATGGCCGCAAGCGATGCCACCCCCACAACAACCTATAAACGCGTCATGCTGAAAATTTCGGGCGAGGCCTTGATGGGCGATAAGGGCTTTGGCCTCAATCCGCCCACAGTCGAGCGGATCGCGCGCGAGGTAAAATCGGTGCATGATTTGGGGGTGGAGATTTGCATGGTCATTGGGGGCGGCAATATCTTTCGCGGCTTGCAAGGCAGCGCGCAGGGGATGGAGCGCACCACAGCCGATTATATGGGGATGCTGGCCACGGTGATGAACGCGCTTGCGATGCAAAGCGCGCTTGAGGGGCTTGGGGTCTTTACCCGCGTGATCTCGGCCATTCCGATGGATCAGGTCTGCGAGCCTTATATCCGCCGCCGTGCGGTGCGTCATTTGGAGAAAAAGCGCGTCTGTATTTTTGCAGCAGGCACAGGAAACCCCTATTTCACAACAGATACAGCCGCCACATTGCGCGCCAATGAGATGCATTGTGATGCAATCTTTAAGGGCACCAAGGTGGACGGGGTCTATGATAAAGATCCCAAAAAACACGCCGATGCGAAACGCTTTGACGAGATCAGCTATGATGAGGTTCTCGCACAGCATCTTGGCGTCATGGATGCCTCGGCCATCGCGCTTGCGCGCGAAAACGACACCCCGATCATTGTCTTTAGCCTTGATGAGCCAGGTGGATTTCGGGGGATTTTGTCGGGGCAGGGAACCTATACAAAAGTGCGCTAA
- the miaA gene encoding tRNA (adenosine(37)-N6)-dimethylallyltransferase MiaA, giving the protein MPKHAQAKPDIARRAAKDQEKGTALDAFNLEFAKDIAPDRPILIAGATASGKSALALALADRWGGQIINADALQVYDGWRLLTARPSAADEDRCPHHLYGHVPFLGDYSVGAWLRDLAPLLRTGPRPIIVGGTGLYFRALTEGLAEIPPVPKAVRIAADGQSHADLLADLEQSDPVIYAKIDRQNRARVQRAWEVWRATGKPLSQWQAETPAPLLPLDQVAAFKLMADRDWLNDRIARRFHTMIKEGALDEARAALPHWEQLQGAAKAIGAPELISHLRGDISLETAIEAAIIASRQYAKRQRTWLRAQSTGWTDIYIPV; this is encoded by the coding sequence ATGCCAAAGCACGCCCAAGCGAAACCAGATATTGCTAGGCGCGCCGCAAAAGATCAGGAAAAAGGCACGGCATTGGACGCATTTAATTTGGAATTCGCAAAAGACATTGCGCCTGATCGTCCGATCCTGATTGCGGGGGCCACGGCCAGCGGGAAATCTGCGCTTGCCCTTGCCTTGGCTGACAGGTGGGGTGGGCAAATCATCAATGCAGACGCGCTGCAAGTCTATGACGGATGGCGCCTCTTGACCGCCCGCCCCAGTGCCGCGGACGAGGACAGATGCCCGCATCATCTCTATGGGCATGTGCCGTTTTTGGGCGATTATTCCGTGGGGGCATGGCTGCGCGATTTGGCGCCGCTGCTGCGCACAGGGCCGCGTCCCATTATCGTGGGAGGCACAGGGCTTTATTTTCGTGCGCTAACCGAAGGTTTGGCCGAAATCCCGCCTGTGCCAAAGGCCGTGCGCATCGCGGCAGATGGACAAAGCCATGCGGACCTTTTGGCCGATTTAGAGCAATCCGACCCCGTGATTTATGCAAAGATTGACAGACAAAACCGCGCCCGCGTTCAGCGCGCTTGGGAGGTGTGGCGCGCCACAGGAAAACCCCTCTCGCAATGGCAGGCCGAAACGCCTGCCCCCCTTCTGCCTCTGGATCAGGTGGCGGCGTTCAAACTCATGGCCGATCGAGATTGGCTCAATGACCGCATCGCCCGCCGCTTTCATACAATGATAAAAGAGGGCGCATTGGATGAGGCGCGGGCCGCCTTGCCCCATTGGGAGCAGCTGCAAGGCGCGGCCAAAGCCATCGGCGCACCTGAATTAATCTCCCACCTTCGCGGTGACATTTCGCTTGAGACAGCCATAGAGGCCGCCATTATCGCCTCGCGCCAATATGCAAAAAGGCAACGGACGTGGCTGCGCGCGCAGTCCACAGGATGGACAGATATATATATTCCTGTCTAA
- a CDS encoding helix-turn-helix domain-containing protein, with protein MSDQQEVGPTNAPAYAARTIGQIRLHGAWRHELAHHCPKSRLFWLTRGTTRITADLHPIMATGPKILFIPASMLLSIELPTQLQGHVAYFPNLADLELPQTSLCLTPSSAEAQVELTGLIERMARLEDQDTPSARRMKRGFGLLLSAMLERETLISNQRDRDATHRLRTQIKKPSKSAQLLSRFAALLAQGFNAQLGVSDYAARLDVTPTHLTRICREITGRTALALINEVLMAEARRRLVDTHDSAAKIARDLGYSSPAYFTRAFGQETGTTPTGYRDQKQGQWHSMRHR; from the coding sequence ATGTCGGATCAGCAAGAGGTGGGCCCTACCAACGCGCCCGCCTATGCCGCACGAACGATTGGTCAAATTCGACTTCATGGCGCTTGGCGGCATGAATTGGCGCATCACTGCCCCAAATCGCGCTTGTTTTGGCTGACGCGCGGCACAACCCGCATCACGGCGGATTTGCACCCGATCATGGCCACAGGCCCCAAGATTTTATTCATTCCAGCCTCAATGCTGTTATCGATTGAATTGCCCACGCAATTACAAGGCCATGTGGCCTATTTCCCAAATCTTGCCGATTTGGAATTGCCGCAAACATCCCTTTGCCTCACCCCCAGTTCCGCCGAAGCGCAGGTAGAGTTGACGGGCCTCATTGAGCGGATGGCGCGGCTAGAAGATCAAGACACCCCTTCAGCGAGACGCATGAAACGGGGATTTGGTCTGCTGCTCTCAGCGATGCTTGAGCGTGAAACACTCATTTCAAACCAACGTGACCGCGATGCCACCCACAGATTGCGCACCCAAATCAAAAAGCCCAGCAAATCGGCGCAGCTCCTCTCGCGTTTTGCGGCGCTCTTGGCGCAAGGGTTCAACGCGCAATTGGGCGTGTCCGACTATGCCGCACGCCTTGATGTGACGCCCACCCATCTCACGCGCATCTGTCGCGAAATCACAGGGCGCACGGCCCTTGCCCTGATCAATGAGGTGCTGATGGCCGAGGCCCGCCGCCGTTTGGTCGATACCCATGACAGCGCCGCAAAAATCGCGCGCGATTTAGGCTATTCGTCACCCGCCTATTTCACGCGCGCCTTTGGTCAAGAAACAGGCACAACCCCCACCGGATATCGCGATCAAAAACAGGGGCAATGGCACAGCATGCGCCACCGATAG
- a CDS encoding glycine betaine/L-proline ABC transporter ATP-binding protein yields the protein MSDPKIQIKNLYKIFGKSPQKALKSVQSGMGKDALREETGHVLGVDNVSLDIAPQNIQVVMGLSGSGKSTLIRHINRLIEPTAGEILVDGENVLTMDKDALRDLRRFKMSMVFQHFGLFPHRRVIENVTYGLIVQGVDENEAEKRAKQWISRVGLEGYENNYPGQLSGGMRQRVGLARGLATDADILLMDEAFSALDPLIRYDMQSILIDLQKELHKTIVFITHDLDEALRLGDNIAILRDGHLVQQGSAQDIVLRPADDYIEDFIKDINRARVIKLGSIMQPLGRGKLPDSAPRLDADTILQDALMVVAQSKGNTVIVEERGQPKGKITTRAVIEALHG from the coding sequence ATGAGCGATCCCAAAATTCAGATCAAAAACCTTTATAAGATTTTTGGAAAATCGCCCCAAAAAGCGTTGAAATCCGTCCAATCTGGCATGGGCAAGGATGCTTTGCGCGAAGAAACGGGGCATGTTCTGGGCGTGGATAACGTCTCGCTTGATATTGCGCCGCAAAATATTCAGGTGGTGATGGGTCTTTCTGGGTCGGGTAAATCCACCCTAATCCGCCATATCAACCGCCTGATTGAGCCGACCGCAGGTGAAATTTTGGTGGATGGCGAAAATGTTCTGACCATGGACAAGGATGCTTTGCGGGATCTGCGGCGTTTCAAGATGTCGATGGTGTTTCAACATTTTGGTCTTTTCCCGCATCGCCGTGTGATTGAAAACGTCACCTATGGTTTGATCGTGCAAGGCGTGGATGAGAACGAGGCCGAAAAGCGGGCCAAGCAATGGATTTCCCGCGTGGGGCTTGAGGGGTATGAAAACAATTACCCTGGGCAATTATCGGGCGGCATGCGGCAGCGCGTGGGTCTGGCGCGCGGTTTGGCAACGGATGCGGATATCTTGCTGATGGACGAGGCGTTTTCTGCGCTCGACCCGTTGATCCGCTATGATATGCAATCCATTTTGATTGATTTGCAAAAGGAACTGCACAAAACGATTGTGTTCATCACCCATGATTTGGACGAGGCGCTGCGCCTTGGCGATAATATCGCGATTTTGCGCGATGGTCATTTGGTGCAGCAAGGCAGCGCGCAAGATATTGTGTTGCGTCCTGCCGATGATTACATTGAGGATTTCATCAAGGACATCAACCGCGCCCGCGTGATCAAATTGGGTTCCATCATGCAACCTCTGGGTCGCGGGAAATTGCCTGACTCTGCACCGCGCTTGGATGCTGACACCATTTTGCAAGATGCGCTGATGGTGGTCGCGCAATCAAAGGGCAACACCGTAATTGTTGAAGAACGCGGTCAGCCCAAGGGAAAAATCACCACCCGCGCTGTCATTGAGGCGCTGCATGGCTAA
- a CDS encoding proline/glycine betaine ABC transporter permease has translation MWDFFAEFPSIGRRDLSQLQQGIDDGFRAFSRAYGEALEIFFSPLLHFLVWFEKLLLATPWPIILVVLSGLAWLGSRSWKITIGTFLAFAVIGYFGMWEDTMATLAIISVATFVCIIVGIPLGILMAKSDRLQGAITPILDVMQTIPSFVYLIPVVMLLGIGKVPGLIAVCIYAIPPIVRLTNLGIRLVDREVLEAAEAFGASPRQKLFDVQIPLALPNIFAGVNQTIMMALAMVVIASMIGVRGLGVPVLRAISNQYLALGLMNGLAIVALAIIFDRVSQSYGKRLQAHREGGEK, from the coding sequence ATGTGGGATTTCTTTGCCGAATTTCCAAGCATCGGGCGCCGCGATCTGAGCCAATTACAACAGGGCATTGATGACGGGTTCCGCGCCTTTTCGCGTGCCTATGGCGAGGCGCTTGAGATATTTTTCAGCCCGCTTTTGCATTTCTTGGTGTGGTTTGAAAAACTGCTTCTGGCCACGCCTTGGCCAATTATCTTGGTCGTTCTCAGCGGGCTTGCATGGCTTGGCTCACGGTCATGGAAAATCACCATCGGAACATTCCTTGCCTTTGCCGTAATTGGCTATTTTGGAATGTGGGAAGATACGATGGCGACTTTGGCGATCATCTCGGTCGCAACCTTTGTTTGTATCATCGTGGGGATCCCTTTGGGGATTTTGATGGCAAAATCTGACAGGCTGCAGGGCGCGATTACGCCGATTTTGGATGTGATGCAGACAATCCCGTCATTTGTGTATTTGATCCCCGTGGTTATGCTGCTTGGTATTGGCAAGGTGCCTGGTCTGATTGCGGTTTGCATCTATGCTATTCCCCCCATCGTGCGTCTGACAAATCTCGGCATCCGACTGGTGGATCGCGAGGTTTTAGAAGCCGCCGAGGCCTTTGGCGCAAGCCCGCGGCAGAAGCTTTTTGATGTGCAAATTCCCTTGGCTCTGCCCAATATTTTCGCAGGCGTGAACCAGACGATCATGATGGCTTTGGCCATGGTTGTAATTGCGTCAATGATCGGGGTGCGGGGTCTTGGCGTGCCTGTATTGCGCGCGATTTCCAACCAATATTTGGCCCTTGGTTTGATGAATGGTTTGGCGATTGTCGCGTTGGCCATCATCTTCGACCGCGTCAGCCAATCCTATGGCAAACGCCTACAGGCGCATCGTGAGGGGGGCGAAAAATGA
- a CDS encoding ABC transporter substrate-binding protein, which produces MKFVKPLAAGIVGAAALGFGGAASAQDCGSLTIAEMNWASAELMANVDKIILEEGYGCDVELIPGATMTTFTSMNEKAEPDVAPELWINAVRDPLNTAIAEGSLHSVVQGPITGLGEGWWVDPQFAIDHPELDTVEKVLARPDLFPWAEDEDMGAFMGCPAGWGCQLSNAQLFRAFGMEDMGWHLVDPGSAAGLDGSIARAVDRGEYWFGYYWSPTAVVGKYNLVMLEWETPWGGSENWDGCIVKPEQECLDPQPTSYTESEVHTVITDRLMQEGGIAVDYLANRIFPGEAMNAMLVYMTDNQATGEAAAFEFLATHEDIWTQWVTEDAAAAIRSAL; this is translated from the coding sequence ATGAAATTCGTAAAACCACTTGCCGCTGGCATTGTTGGCGCTGCCGCGCTTGGGTTTGGGGGGGCTGCATCTGCGCAAGATTGTGGTTCATTGACCATTGCTGAAATGAACTGGGCATCTGCCGAATTGATGGCAAATGTCGACAAGATCATCCTTGAGGAAGGCTATGGCTGCGATGTCGAGCTGATCCCTGGTGCGACCATGACCACTTTCACCTCGATGAATGAAAAGGCGGAACCTGATGTCGCGCCTGAATTGTGGATCAACGCGGTGCGCGACCCGCTGAACACTGCGATTGCCGAAGGCAGCCTGCATTCCGTGGTGCAAGGCCCGATTACTGGCCTTGGTGAAGGGTGGTGGGTTGATCCGCAATTTGCGATTGATCACCCCGAATTAGACACAGTCGAGAAAGTGCTGGCGCGGCCTGATCTGTTCCCATGGGCGGAAGACGAAGATATGGGGGCCTTCATGGGCTGCCCCGCAGGGTGGGGCTGCCAATTGTCGAATGCGCAACTATTCCGCGCCTTTGGTATGGAAGATATGGGGTGGCATTTGGTCGATCCTGGATCTGCGGCAGGGCTTGATGGCTCAATCGCCCGTGCGGTGGATCGGGGCGAATATTGGTTCGGCTATTACTGGTCGCCTACCGCCGTTGTCGGCAAATACAACCTTGTGATGTTGGAGTGGGAAACCCCGTGGGGCGGTTCTGAAAACTGGGATGGCTGTATCGTGAAGCCAGAGCAGGAATGCCTTGATCCACAGCCAACCTCTTATACCGAATCCGAGGTGCATACGGTCATCACAGATCGCCTGATGCAGGAGGGTGGTATCGCGGTGGATTATCTGGCCAACCGCATCTTCCCCGGCGAAGCGATGAACGCGATGTTGGTCTACATGACCGATAACCAAGCCACGGGCGAGGCTGCGGCCTTTGAATTTCTAGCCACCCATGAGGATATTTGGACGCAATGGGTGACTGAGGATGCCGCCGCTGCAATTCGCAGCGCGCTGTAA
- a CDS encoding vitamin B12-dependent ribonucleotide reductase, with protein MKIERRFTRDGADVYADLEFTLTSSEIRNPDGTIVFKLDEVEVPKSWSQVASDVIAQKYFRKAGVPARLKPVKEKGVPDFLWRHVADDEALAELPEDQRIVGETSAKQVFRRLAGAWAYWGWKGGYFSAEADARAYFEEMQLMLARQMAAPNSPQWFNTGLHWAYGIDGPSQGHHYVDYKTGKLTKSASAYEHPQPHACFIQSVADDLVNEGGIMDLWVREARLFKYGSGTGTNFSMLRGEGEKLSGGGKSSGLMGFLKIGDRAAGAIKSGGTTRRAAKMVIVDADHPDIEAFIDWKVIEEQKVASLVAGSKMHEKMLNGLFAAVKTWDGDLADATDPAKNGALKDAIRAAKKVSIPETYIKRVLDYARQGYTSIEFPTYDTDWDSEAYASVSGQNSNNSIRVTDDFLQAIKDDAEWHLKSRVNGKPTKTLQARDLWEKVGHAAWACADPGIQFHDTVNAWHTCPADGPIRGSNPCSEYMFLDDTACNLASMNLLTFYKEGKFDADGYMHATRLWTLTLEISVMMAQFPSKEIAQLSYDFRTLGLGYANIGGLLMNMGLGYDSDEGRALCGALTALMTGVSYATSAEIASELGPFSGYKRNADNMLRVIRNHRRAAYGETDGYEDVNVTPVPLDHANCPDARLVDLAKQAWDEALDLGQKHGYRNAQATVIAPTGTIGLVMDCDTTGIEPDFALVKFKKLAGGGYFKIINRSVPAALEKLGYSSSEIEEIIAYAVGHGTLGNAPGINHTALVGHGFGQAELDKIEAALPQAFDIRFVFNQWTLGEEFCTKTLGIPQAKLNDPSFNLLQHLGFSKKDIEAANDHVCGTMTLEGAPFLKEEHYNVFDCANPCGKKGKRYLSVNSHIYMMAAAQSFISGAISKTINMPNSATIEDCQEAYELSWSLGIKANALYRDGSKLSQPLAAALVEDDDEAAEILESGSPQEKAAVLAEKVIEKIVIKEVARAKREKLPERRKGYTQKAIVGGHKVYLRTGEYADGALGEIFIDMHKEGAGFRAMMNNFAIAVSVGLQYGVPLEEFVDAFTFTKFEPSGMVQGNDSIKNATSILDYIFRELAVSYLDRTDLAHVKPEGASFDDMGRGVEEGVSNVKELSDSAASKSLEVLKQISSTGYLRKRVPQDLVVLQGGVSSLAATAVGQSGAVVAEAVQAAAVTTGAVEIDARTKAKMQGYEGEACGECGNYTLVRNGTCMKCNTCGGTSGCS; from the coding sequence ATGAAAATTGAACGTAGGTTCACCCGCGACGGCGCAGATGTATACGCAGATCTCGAATTCACTCTCACTTCTTCTGAAATTCGCAATCCAGACGGCACCATCGTCTTTAAACTAGACGAAGTAGAGGTTCCCAAATCGTGGAGCCAAGTAGCCTCGGATGTGATCGCACAGAAATATTTCCGCAAAGCAGGCGTTCCTGCACGGCTGAAGCCCGTGAAAGAAAAGGGTGTGCCTGATTTTCTTTGGCGCCATGTGGCGGATGATGAGGCCTTGGCCGAGCTGCCCGAAGATCAGCGCATTGTGGGCGAAACATCAGCCAAGCAAGTGTTCCGCCGTTTGGCAGGGGCATGGGCCTATTGGGGATGGAAGGGCGGCTATTTCTCGGCCGAGGCCGATGCGCGCGCCTATTTCGAAGAAATGCAATTGATGCTGGCGCGCCAGATGGCCGCGCCAAACAGCCCGCAGTGGTTCAACACAGGCCTTCACTGGGCTTACGGCATTGATGGCCCAAGCCAAGGCCACCACTATGTTGATTATAAAACGGGTAAGCTGACCAAATCAGCCTCGGCCTATGAGCATCCCCAACCGCATGCTTGCTTCATCCAATCCGTTGCGGACGATCTGGTGAATGAGGGCGGGATCATGGATCTTTGGGTGCGCGAAGCGCGCCTGTTCAAATATGGCTCTGGCACAGGCACGAACTTTTCGATGCTGCGGGGCGAAGGTGAAAAACTGTCGGGCGGCGGCAAATCCAGCGGTCTGATGGGCTTTTTGAAAATCGGTGACCGTGCGGCGGGCGCCATCAAGTCGGGCGGCACCACACGCCGCGCGGCAAAGATGGTGATCGTGGATGCAGACCACCCTGATATCGAAGCCTTCATCGATTGGAAGGTGATCGAAGAACAGAAGGTTGCTTCGCTTGTTGCTGGCTCGAAGATGCATGAGAAAATGCTCAACGGCCTCTTTGCGGCGGTCAAGACATGGGACGGGGATCTCGCGGATGCGACTGACCCTGCGAAAAACGGCGCGCTGAAGGATGCAATCCGCGCGGCGAAAAAAGTGTCGATCCCCGAAACCTATATCAAGCGCGTCTTGGATTATGCGCGTCAGGGTTACACATCGATTGAATTTCCGACCTATGACACAGATTGGGACAGCGAGGCCTATGCCAGCGTCTCGGGTCAGAATTCCAACAACTCGATCCGCGTGACGGATGATTTCCTTCAGGCGATCAAGGATGATGCGGAATGGCATCTGAAATCACGCGTGAACGGCAAGCCCACCAAAACCCTGCAGGCCCGTGATCTGTGGGAAAAGGTTGGTCATGCTGCATGGGCCTGTGCCGATCCTGGCATCCAGTTCCATGACACCGTTAACGCATGGCACACATGCCCTGCAGACGGGCCGATCCGTGGGTCGAACCCCTGTTCGGAATACATGTTCTTGGACGATACGGCTTGTAACCTTGCCTCGATGAACCTGCTGACCTTCTACAAGGAGGGCAAGTTTGATGCAGATGGGTACATGCACGCGACCCGGCTTTGGACATTGACCTTGGAAATCTCGGTGATGATGGCGCAGTTCCCTTCAAAGGAAATCGCGCAGCTTTCTTATGATTTCCGCACCTTGGGTCTGGGTTATGCCAATATTGGCGGCCTGTTGATGAATATGGGCTTGGGCTATGACAGTGATGAGGGGCGCGCATTATGTGGTGCATTGACGGCACTTATGACGGGCGTGTCCTATGCAACATCTGCGGAAATCGCGTCTGAACTGGGGCCATTCTCAGGGTATAAGCGCAACGCGGATAACATGCTGCGCGTCATCCGTAACCATCGCCGTGCGGCCTATGGCGAGACGGATGGTTACGAAGACGTCAACGTCACCCCTGTGCCATTGGATCACGCCAACTGCCCTGATGCGCGTCTGGTCGATCTGGCCAAACAAGCATGGGATGAGGCGTTGGATTTGGGCCAAAAGCATGGCTATCGCAACGCTCAGGCCACTGTGATTGCGCCAACGGGCACAATCGGTCTGGTCATGGATTGCGACACAACAGGCATCGAGCCCGATTTCGCACTGGTTAAGTTCAAAAAACTGGCCGGTGGTGGCTACTTCAAAATCATCAACCGCTCTGTGCCTGCCGCCTTGGAAAAACTGGGCTATTCTTCCTCCGAGATTGAAGAAATCATTGCCTATGCGGTCGGCCATGGCACGCTTGGCAATGCGCCTGGTATCAACCATACCGCCTTGGTGGGGCATGGGTTTGGTCAGGCTGAATTGGACAAGATCGAAGCGGCTTTGCCACAGGCCTTTGATATCCGCTTTGTGTTCAACCAGTGGACCTTGGGTGAGGAATTCTGCACCAAAACCTTGGGCATTCCGCAGGCCAAGCTGAATGATCCGAGCTTCAATCTTCTGCAACATTTGGGCTTCTCGAAGAAGGACATCGAAGCTGCCAATGATCATGTCTGCGGCACCATGACCTTGGAGGGCGCACCTTTCCTCAAGGAAGAGCATTACAACGTGTTCGATTGCGCCAACCCATGCGGCAAGAAGGGCAAGCGTTACCTCTCGGTCAACAGCCATATCTATATGATGGCTGCAGCGCAGAGCTTTATCTCGGGCGCGATTTCCAAGACGATCAACATGCCAAATTCGGCGACAATCGAAGATTGCCAAGAGGCCTATGAATTGAGTTGGTCTTTGGGGATCAAGGCAAATGCGCTGTATCGTGATGGCTCCAAATTGAGCCAGCCTTTGGCAGCGGCCTTGGTCGAAGATGATGACGAGGCGGCAGAAATCCTTGAAAGCGGCAGCCCGCAAGAAAAAGCGGCTGTTTTGGCGGAGAAGGTGATCGAAAAGATTGTGATCAAGGAAGTGGCCCGCGCCAAGCGCGAGAAACTGCCTGAGCGCCGCAAAGGCTACACCCAGAAGGCAATTGTGGGTGGTCACAAGGTCTACCTGCGCACAGGTGAATATGCCGATGGCGCGCTTGGTGAGATTTTCATCGATATGCACAAAGAGGGCGCAGGCTTCCGTGCTATGATGAACAACTTCGCCATCGCAGTCTCGGTTGGACTGCAATATGGTGTGCCGCTTGAGGAATTCGTGGATGCCTTCACCTTCACCAAGTTCGAGCCTTCGGGCATGGTGCAGGGCAATGACTCGATCAAGAATGCAACTTCGATCCTTGACTATATCTTCCGCGAATTGGCGGTGTCCTATCTCGACCGAACCGATCTGGCCCATGTAAAGCCAGAAGGCGCAAGCTTTGACGATATGGGCCGCGGTGTCGAAGAGGGTGTCTCGAACGTCAAGGAACTGTCCGACAGCGCGGCGTCAAAATCCTTGGAAGTGCTCAAACAGATCAGCTCAACAGGCTATTTGCGCAAGCGTGTCCCACAGGATTTGGTCGTGTTGCAGGGGGGTGTCTCTAGCCTTGCCGCTACGGCGGTCGGCCAATCTGGTGCGGTCGTGGCCGAGGCGGTGCAAGCTGCTGCTGTCACCACAGGCGCCGTTGAGATTGACGCGCGCACAAAGGCCAAGATGCAAGGCTATGAGGGCGAGGCTTGTGGGGAATGTGGCAACTACACCCTCGTGCGCAACGGCACATGCATGAAGTGCAACACCTGCGGCGGCACATCGGGCTGCAGTTAA